GGCATCGCGCCCTACGCCGCCTGCTTCTTCTTGGTCATGCGATAGACCACCGTCAGCGTCACAAACAGCAGCACCGCGCCCGCGCCCAGGCCGATGTAGCCGTTGGCCAGCACGCCCGAAAGGATGTAGCCCACCAGGCAGCATGCCGCCACAATCAGCGCGTAGGGCATCTGGGTGGAGACGTGCTCAATGTGATTGCACTTGGCCCCCGCCGAGGACAAAATGGTGGTATCGGAGATGGGCGATACATGGTCGCCACACACTGCGCCCGCCAGCACAGCCGACACGGTGATCACCATCAACTCCGATGCGACGTCGCCAAAGACCGCGATGACGATGGGCACCAGGATGCCGAACGTGCCCCAAGAGGTGCCCGTGGCAAACGCAAGGCCCAGCGCCGTGAGGAAGAACACCGCGGGCATCAGCGACATGCCCATGGTGCTGCCCCCCACAAGGGTGCGCACATAGCCGCCCGCGTCGAGATAATCCGCGCTGCAGATGCCGCTGAGCGTCCAGGCAAGGGTCAGTATCAGGATGGCCGGCACCATGGCCTTAAAGCCGTCCACCAGGCTCTCGGTAAACTCCTTGAAGGTGATGATTTTGCGCGGCACATACCAGAAGAACGAAAAGACAATGGTGATAAACGAACCGTAGACAAGCGAGGTGGCCGCGTCGCAGTTGGCAAACGCGTCCAGCACCGAGGCCCCCTCAAACAGCCCGCCCGTGTAGAGCATGCTCATGATGCACAAAAAGATCAACACCACGATGGGCACGATCAAATCCTTGACCTTACCCTTTTTGCCCAGACCGATCTCTTCCTCGTTATCGTCCTGCGCGCCGCCGTCGGGATGCGCCTGCTCATAGCGCTTCATGGCGCCGAAGTCAAAGTTCAGCGCGATGATGTAGATGATCATGCCGATGGTCAAAAGCGCGTACAGGTTATAGGGGATGGTGCGCAAAAACAGGTTGAACCCGTCGATGGCAGACCCTTCGGGCAGGCTGGAGCTGACCGCTGCGGCCCAGCTGGAGATGGGCGCGATGATGCAGATGGGTGCGGCCGTGGCGTCGATGATGTAGGCGAGCTTGGCGCGGGTAATCTTGTGCCGGTCCGCCACCGGCCGCATGACCGTGCCCACCGTCAGGCAGTTGAAGTAATCGTCCACAAAGATCAGCGCGCCCAGGCCGGACGTCGCCGCCAGCGCGCCCCGCTTGGACTTGATCGCCTTGCCCGCCCAGTTGCCGTAGGCGCGCGAGGCGCCCGACTTCTGCAGCAGGGCCACAAGCATGCCCAGCAGTACCAGAAAGATGACGATGTTGATGTTGGAGCCTACCCGCTCTCCCATTACCGAGAAGGTGGTTTCCACGGCGCCGGCCACGTTAAAGCTCGTAAAGAACAGCGCCCCGCTGATGATGCCGATGAACAGGGAAACGTACACTTCCTTGGTCAGCAGCGCCAGCAAGATGGCGATGATGGGCGGCACCAGTGCCCAGAATGTCGCTTGCATGTGCAATTCTCTCCTATCTATCTTATTTTATGAGTGCGCGCATCGCCTCGTCGGTGAGACGATAGGTTGTCCAGTCATCCATGGGCACCGCGCCCATGCGCTTATAAAATGCGATGGAGGGCGTGTTCCAGTTGAGGCACGTCCACTCCAGGCGCTTGCAGCCGCGCCTTTGGGCCTCCTTGACCACTTCCAGAAAGAGCGCTTTGCCGATATGCCTGCCGCGGAACGCCGGATATACGAACAGATCCTCTAGATAGAGCCCCGTGCGGCCGATAAACGTGGAAAAATTCTCAAAAAAGAGCGCAAAGCCCGCCGGCTCCCCCTGGTATTCGGCAATGAACACGCCTGCCGCGCCCCTGTCAAACACATACTCCTCCAGGCTCTCCACCGTGGCGATCACCTGGTCGGACATCTTTTCATAATCCGCAATGCCGCGGATAAACGCAAGCACAAGCGCCGCGTCCTCTTTTTTCGCAACACGAATCCGAAGGTCCTGCATCAAACCCTACAACCTTCCCCTTATCATCATATCGTTTCCAGCGCCGCACGAACGGGACGCCGGGGAAAACCTGCCGCGCCTTTTCGCACCGCGGCCAAAAATACATGACATCTCTATTAAAGTACCATAAAGAAAGCGCGCGCTCAACCGGTAAAACGTGCAAATCCGTCTTTTTTTGCGGTGTGGAAGAAAACATGCCCCCGCGCGAAGGTGGCGGCACAAAAAAAGTGCCTGCGCGGTCGTATCGGAACACGCGGCCGCGCAAGGACAACAAAAACCCGCTTATGCGGCATGTGCGCGCGATAAACCGTGGCGCGAACGCGGCAGACCGCATGCGGGGATGCAGCAACCGTGCAGGGCAATTGCGCACACTTCAGCTTCGTTGCAATTCACCCACGTCGTAAGGTGCGCGGCCGGCTTATTTGAACCCTGATGCGCGGTTCTGCGAGACGCGTCCCATCATTAAAAAACCCATTCTAAAGAAGAGTGCCCGGCGGGCAGCACCGTTTCATTCCGCGCACGTCTCGCAGCTTTTAACCGGTGATCAGTGTCAGTATTTCTTTCGCATTTCAATCCACGCGCCTCTTGCGAGGCGCGACTTATTACAGCAGTTGTAAAAGACTATTGGAGGAGCTTTAATCCGCGCGCCTCTTGCGAGATGCGGCCGCGATCCATGCGTTTGCGGCGCAAGTGTCCAAGCGACTTCAATCCGCGCGCCTCTTGCGAGGCTCGACGATGTGTGGCTGGATGTCACCGCGAGTGCATTCCTATTTCAACCCACGCACGCCGCGCGGCGTGCGGCAATAACACACCCCCCGATTTGACCCTCCATAGCATGCAGATTCCTCGGGGTGTCTTGCGCTAAGATTGCGCGAACATAAAATGCTCATCCCATACGCTGGGCATATAAATCAAATTTGACCTGCCAATCGCCGTCCTCTGTCACCGTAATATCCTGCCAATGAAAATGATCGTCCTCGATTTTTGCAAAGACCCATTTTCTCCTTTCATCATCCACATTCGTAAGGACTATGATATCGTCTTGCTTTCTCGCTTCAAACCTCATGATTTTTCCTGTATAGCAATATGCGATATCCCAAGTGTTTGTGCCAGGGTTATAAATACGAAGTGTTGTTCCGTATTCAAAGCCCGGCAAAACAATCACATCCTGAACCGCCATTCCCTCAAGAATCCTTGAAAAATGCCACTCGCCTTTTCTCACGCGGGAATCACGATTGTCTACATAGTCTATGCTCCAGCTTCCAATCAACTTTCCAAAATAATCAAACGCTTCGGGCAGTGCTTTATGTTTCCTTTCGCTGGACAGCGCCTCAAAAAAATGCTGCATACCAATCCTCCTGCAAAACGCTGGTTTTGACTGTTTCTATCTGGATTGCAATCCACGCCTGCCGCGCGGCAGGCGACAGTTTTCAATGTCCAGCCTATAACCAGCTGCTGAAATTTCAATGCACGCGTATATGCATTGAAACAAACTTTGGAAAAGTGTCTCGCCGCTTCGCGCCACAGATTTCAACCCGCGCAGGCATGCGACTGTAGACGCCGGGACAATACCTTGTTGTGCGCCGTGCTTCAAGCCACGCGCCACGCGCCTCATACGAGGTGCGACAACATCACCGAGCGAGCGCGCGGGCGGCCGCACGCCAAAGCTTCAATCCACACACCTGATGCAAGCCGCGGCAATTACCCGCCGTACCTGCCGGCGCGGTGATCCCCTCTCCCTTTGCGCGCTGCATGTGTGTGCGGCGTTACATCCTGCACAAGGGCTGCCCGCCCATAAGCTTCTTGCAGTACACAAACCCACGGTGCGCGTGCCGGATATCGCGCCATTTGCATCTGCGCCGCATGGGCCCGCGCCTCCGTCAAACGCTACGCCTCGGCGGGCATGTCGCGCATGTACATGTTGTAGAGACCGTAATAGATGCCCCTTTTCGCCATCAGCTCCTGGTGCGTTCCCTGCTCCTCAATGCCCTTGTCGGTCAGCACCAGGATCACCTTGGCGCCCCGGATGGTGGTCAGGCGGTGGGCAATGGTGAATGTGGTGCGGTCCTTTGCCAGTTCCTCAAGCGAATGCTGCACCACGCTCTCGCTCTCGTTGTCCAGCGCGCTTGTCGCCTCGTCCAATATCAGGATCGAGGGGTTCTTCAAAAACACGCGCGCAATGCTGATGCGCTGCTTCTGCCCGCCCGAGAGCTTAACCCCGCGCTCCCCCACGTACGTCTCGTACTTTTGCGGCAGCGTCATGATAAAATCGTGCGCGCCCGCGCGGCGGGCGGCCTCCACCACCTGCGCGTGCGTGGCGCCCGGCATGCCGTAGGCGATGTTCTCCTCCACCGAGCCGGAGAACAGATACACGTCCTGCTGCACCATGCCGATGTGGCTGCGCAGGGACTGCTGCGTCACGTCGCGGATGTCCACACCGTCGATGCGGATGCTGCCAGACGTCACCTCATAGAAGCGGGGGATCAGGTTGCACAGCGTGCTCTTGCCGCTGCCGGAAGGGCCCACCAGCGCGATGTTATCCCCCGGGGCTACATGCAGGTTGATGGCGTGCAGCACCTCGTGATCGTCGTCCGCATAGCGGAAGCTGACGTTGTCAAAGGTGATCTCGCCGCGCACGTGCGCAAGCGGCGCCGCGCACGGCTTATCGACGATATCCGGCTGGGTGTCCATGATCTCGGCAAAGCGCTCAATGCCCGTCATGCCGCGCTGGAACTGCTCGGTAAACTCCACAATGCGGCGGATGGACGTCAACAGCGTGGTGATATAGAGCAGATAGGCGATCAAATCCGAGGCGTTGATTTTGCCCTGCATCATAAAGAGCGCGCCCACCACCAACACGCCCACATACATCAGCCCATCAAAGAGGCGCGTGCCGCTGTTGAACAGTGCCATGTATTTGTAGGCAAGCTTTTTGATGCGCAGAAAGGCATCGTTACCCTGCGCAAACTTTTCCTCCTCGATGCGCTCATTGGCAAAGGACTTGACCACGCGGATGCCCAGCAGCGTGTCCTCCACCTGGGCGTTGATATCCCCCACCTGCCGGCGGGACATGCGAAAGGCCCCGCGCATTTTGGTGTTGAATACCGCGGCAAACAGCGCCATGACGGGCAGCAGCGCAAAGATGATGATGGTCAGCAGCCAGTTGACGTTACCCAGGATGATAAACGAGCCCACGATTTTCAGGCCCGCGATGAAAAACTCCTCGGGGCAGTGGTGCGCAAACTCCGTGACCTCAAACAGGTCGTTGGTGATGCGCGCCATGATGTTGCCTACCTTGTTGTTATCGTAATACCAAAATGAGAGCTTCTGCAGGTGGGCGAACAGGTCGCGGCGCATGTCCGTCTCGATCTTTGCCCCCATGCCGTGGCCGATGGAGGTCATGTAATAGTTGGCGATGGTGTCCATCACCCGCAGACCCAGATAGAGCGCGCCCAGCCGCAGCACGGTGGAGAGCATCAGCCCCGCGGGGTTGCTTATGCCCTCGTTGGTGATAAAGCGCACGATCATCGGGAAGGCCAGCTCACACACCGTCGAGAGGGCGGCGCAGAAAAGGTCGATCACCAGGATCATAATATACGGCCTGAAATACGGCAGGAACCGGCGCATCAGCACGCCCGTTTTGTAAGAATGTGTGTTTTCCAATAGCATCTGCCCCCCTTACCCCTCTTTGCGCATCAATCGCGCCGGATGATATCTGCAAAGCGCCCCTGCGCAAGGCGCATCAGCTCCCCGGGCGCAAGCGCCATCTGGCAGCCGATCCTGCCCGCGCTGACCAGCACGCGCGCCAGTTTCTCTGCGGATGCGTCCATCACGGTGGGATAGGCCCGCTTCATGCACAGCGGCGAACAGCCGCCCCGCACGTAGCCGGTGAGCCTGTTGATTTCGCTTACGTGGATCATCTCCACGGATTTTTCGCCCACCGCACGGGCGGCCTTCTTCAAATCCAGCGCGGCCGCAACCGGCACCACAAATACGTACATGCCGCGGCTGTGGCCGCGGGTAACCAGCGTCTTGTAGACCTCGCGCTCGTCCACGCCCAGCTTGCGGGCCACCGACACGCCATCGATCGCGCCGTCCCCCGCGTCATACTGGTAGAACGCGTGCGCCGCGCCGCTTGCCTCCACCAGGCGCATGGCGTTGGTTTTGACTTCCTTCATGCCCCATCAATTCCTTTGTCCGTCCTGCCGCTCCATCTGTTCCAGGATGAACAGCTGGTTTTTCAGCAGCAGATCCATTTTTTTGTGCAGATCCTGGATGATCAGCTCCGTCTTGAGGTTGACCCTGTAATCGTTTTGCGCGTGCAGCCTGTCCTTGGTCTCCTGGCGGTTCTGGCTCATCATGATCAGCGGCGCCTGGATGGCCGCCACGCATGATAGCACGAGATTCAATAGGATGAACGGGTACGGGTCATACGGATTGGCCAGAAAAAAGATGTTGAGTATCATCCAGCCGATCATAAACCCCGTAAAAATGAGCACAAATGTCCAGCTGCCCGCAAAGCGCGCCAGCTTATCCGCCGCGCGCATGCCAAAGGTCTCCTTACCCTGCTGGGATACGTCCTCCGCCAGCGGATTGGCCAGTATCAGGTGCAGCACTTCCTCATCGTGCAGATCCTTCTGCGCCTCTTCCACGATCATGCGCACCAGGCGCTGGCGGTCCATTTTTTCCTGTTTGGCCATGCGTACCTCCTAAAGTTGCTAAAGATGCCGTCATTGCGCCGCGCGGCACACATACGCGTACCGCGCGCCTTTTGCCTCCTTAGTATGGGCCGCGCGCTGTATTTTGACGCTTAATTTTGACAAAGATCACACTGCACAGGATTTGTACGCTGTGATTATAACAGATTCCGCCCGCGCGTAACAGCGCAAAAATCCCGTATGTACAAAAAACATCCGGCACCTTCATCTTGTATGGCTGCCACAGCTCCTTTAAAAGACAACATCCCGACCTGCGCGCAGGGACGCGCGGCCGCAGGCGTTTTTTGTGCAGGCATGCCGCACCCTAAGGCTGCACACTTTTTTGTAAAACCCTCTTGCATTCTATGGGGATTTAGGTATACTGAAATTGATTGCAAACTGATATGACAACTTTGTCTCAAGTCTGCCGTCAAAAATACAAGTTAACGCGTACACACTACACCAAACCAAAACAAATAAGGGAGTGTTGCATCATGGCTAACAACAAAATGTTCGACGTCGCCGGCAAATGCTGCATCGTGACGGGTGGCGCGCAGGGGCTTTCGCGCGGGATGGCCGAGGGCCTGCTGGAAAATGGCTGCAAGGTCGTGCTGATGGACCTGCAGAGGGAAAAACTTGAATCCGTCGTAAACGAGTACAAGGCTATGGGCTATGAGGCCTACGGCGTGGTGGGCGACCTTTCCAAGCGCGAGGAAATCGACCGCATGTTTGACGAGGCCATGCAGCTGCTGGGCGGCCGCCTGGATGTGCTGATTCCCGCAGCAGGCGTGCAGCGCCGTCATCTGCCCGAGGTCTTCCCCCTGGATGAATGGGATCTTGTCATCAACATCAACCTGAACCACGTGTTCATCATGTGCCAGAAGGCCGTGCAGGTGATGCTTAAACAGCCCACCGGCGGTAAAATCATCAACATCGCCTCCATGAGCACCTATTTCGGCGGCGTCACCATCCCCGCCTACACCGCCAGCAAGGGCGCGGTTTCGCAGCTGACCAAGAGCCTGGCTGTGGACTGCGCGGGCCGTGGCATCAACGTCAACGCCCTGGCGCCCGGCTATATGGACACCGAGATGTGCGCCAACATGACCCAGACGCGCAAGGACGAGTGCACCGAGCGCATTCCCGCCGGCCGCTGGGGTCTGCCTGAGGATATGAAGGGCCCCGTGCTTTTCCTGGCCTCCAGCGCTTCGGATTACATCAACGGTGCGGTCATCCCCGTCGATGGCGCGTATCTGTGCCGCTAAGGCAAAATCCGTCTTTCACCAGCAGCCGCCGTCATCGCAAGATGGGGCGGCTGCTGTCGCAGGGAACGAAAAGGTGGCTTCACTCATGCCGGAAAAGGCCAATGTAACGGCGCGCATCATGCGCTACATTAAAAAGAATATCAAAGAGGGCATCTGGCCTGTCGGCAGCAAGATCGCCTCGGAGCATCAGATCTGCGAGGCGCTGGGCGTCAGCCGCACCAGCGTGCGCAGCGCGCTGCAGCAGTTCATCGCGCTGGATATTCTCAAGAGCTACCATGGCAAGGGCACCTATGTGCTGACGGACGACCTGTCAGCCTTT
Above is a window of Maliibacterium massiliense DNA encoding:
- a CDS encoding Na+/H+ antiporter NhaC family protein, yielding MQATFWALVPPIIAILLALLTKEVYVSLFIGIISGALFFTSFNVAGAVETTFSVMGERVGSNINIVIFLVLLGMLVALLQKSGASRAYGNWAGKAIKSKRGALAATSGLGALIFVDDYFNCLTVGTVMRPVADRHKITRAKLAYIIDATAAPICIIAPISSWAAAVSSSLPEGSAIDGFNLFLRTIPYNLYALLTIGMIIYIIALNFDFGAMKRYEQAHPDGGAQDDNEEEIGLGKKGKVKDLIVPIVVLIFLCIMSMLYTGGLFEGASVLDAFANCDAATSLVYGSFITIVFSFFWYVPRKIITFKEFTESLVDGFKAMVPAILILTLAWTLSGICSADYLDAGGYVRTLVGGSTMGMSLMPAVFFLTALGLAFATGTSWGTFGILVPIVIAVFGDVASELMVITVSAVLAGAVCGDHVSPISDTTILSSAGAKCNHIEHVSTQMPYALIVAACCLVGYILSGVLANGYIGLGAGAVLLFVTLTVVYRMTKKKQAA
- a CDS encoding GNAT family N-acetyltransferase, which gives rise to MQDLRIRVAKKEDAALVLAFIRGIADYEKMSDQVIATVESLEEYVFDRGAAGVFIAEYQGEPAGFALFFENFSTFIGRTGLYLEDLFVYPAFRGRHIGKALFLEVVKEAQRRGCKRLEWTCLNWNTPSIAFYKRMGAVPMDDWTTYRLTDEAMRALIK
- a CDS encoding ABC transporter ATP-binding protein, with the translated sequence MRRFLPYFRPYIMILVIDLFCAALSTVCELAFPMIVRFITNEGISNPAGLMLSTVLRLGALYLGLRVMDTIANYYMTSIGHGMGAKIETDMRRDLFAHLQKLSFWYYDNNKVGNIMARITNDLFEVTEFAHHCPEEFFIAGLKIVGSFIILGNVNWLLTIIIFALLPVMALFAAVFNTKMRGAFRMSRRQVGDINAQVEDTLLGIRVVKSFANERIEEEKFAQGNDAFLRIKKLAYKYMALFNSGTRLFDGLMYVGVLVVGALFMMQGKINASDLIAYLLYITTLLTSIRRIVEFTEQFQRGMTGIERFAEIMDTQPDIVDKPCAAPLAHVRGEITFDNVSFRYADDDHEVLHAINLHVAPGDNIALVGPSGSGKSTLCNLIPRFYEVTSGSIRIDGVDIRDVTQQSLRSHIGMVQQDVYLFSGSVEENIAYGMPGATHAQVVEAARRAGAHDFIMTLPQKYETYVGERGVKLSGGQKQRISIARVFLKNPSILILDEATSALDNESESVVQHSLEELAKDRTTFTIAHRLTTIRGAKVILVLTDKGIEEQGTHQELMAKRGIYYGLYNMYMRDMPAEA
- the ybaK gene encoding Cys-tRNA(Pro) deacylase — encoded protein: MKEVKTNAMRLVEASGAAHAFYQYDAGDGAIDGVSVARKLGVDEREVYKTLVTRGHSRGMYVFVVPVAAALDLKKAARAVGEKSVEMIHVSEINRLTGYVRGGCSPLCMKRAYPTVMDASAEKLARVLVSAGRIGCQMALAPGELMRLAQGRFADIIRRD
- a CDS encoding DUF1003 domain-containing protein codes for the protein MAKQEKMDRQRLVRMIVEEAQKDLHDEEVLHLILANPLAEDVSQQGKETFGMRAADKLARFAGSWTFVLIFTGFMIGWMILNIFFLANPYDPYPFILLNLVLSCVAAIQAPLIMMSQNRQETKDRLHAQNDYRVNLKTELIIQDLHKKMDLLLKNQLFILEQMERQDGQRN
- a CDS encoding SDR family oxidoreductase, with translation MANNKMFDVAGKCCIVTGGAQGLSRGMAEGLLENGCKVVLMDLQREKLESVVNEYKAMGYEAYGVVGDLSKREEIDRMFDEAMQLLGGRLDVLIPAAGVQRRHLPEVFPLDEWDLVININLNHVFIMCQKAVQVMLKQPTGGKIINIASMSTYFGGVTIPAYTASKGAVSQLTKSLAVDCAGRGINVNALAPGYMDTEMCANMTQTRKDECTERIPAGRWGLPEDMKGPVLFLASSASDYINGAVIPVDGAYLCR